The genomic window AAGAAACATCAACAAAAGAGCAATTAACCCCATCAGCTGAGAAATTACCATGTCCATCCACCATGAATCTACTTATACTCAAACGACGGTGTTGGCACGCTGGGCACATCATAAGTCTCAAAAGTATCAGTCTTGTTGCTGCTATTTGTGACTCCTTCTTCCACCTTCCTTTTCCCAAATAATCCGCTAAACCACCAAGAGGATGTTTCCACAGGGATGATAACTTGGTCGTCGACTGGCATTGATACAGTATTAGGTTGAGGAGAGCATTGCCCCATCATACCTGCCCCACTAATGAAGGCAAGGAGAACCGCACCCTGCAGGGATGACCGAACAACTGATCGGAAGCCCTGACGCGCAGAAAGGATGCCACCAACTGCTGCACCAGAAAGGATGGAATTCCAGGGATCCTCCTTCTGACGCACATACATCAGGGCACAATCACAGGCTGAGAACAGCCCACCCCAAACAGCGAAGCTGCCACCAACACGTGGCACATTCAAACGCATAGCCTCCAGACCACCAGCAATCCGTGCGCCATTGGGTGAGTTGCGGAGACCCTTGATGAAGTGGAAGGCAGAACCTCCCACGGCACCCATGGTGAACGCCCCACCCACAGCACCAAGGATGCGGTCCGGGCACGGTTCCCTCTCCATAAGAGACCTCATAGTAGTTGCTGAGTGACCCTATCTGAAGCTTTGATGCTTCGTTGTGGAGGAAGGAGCAATAGAACAACTCGGCAGAGGATCGCCAAATCTCTGGTTTTGGTGCTACGGATCCAGGCATCACCAGAGCAGAGATATATAAGGCGACCAATCGTGTCCTCTAATACGAAGCTAATAGCGCCCAGTTGGATACGGTGTGGACTACTGACGGAAGTTTCGCGACATGTAATCCAAGAAAAAAATCAGATGCCGAATCCAAGTGTTTTCTAACTTGTGCGGCAAGAACACTATGTCCCGATCCTCGACACATCATCAAACAAAAACAGACGAAACAGGAAACAGGGGCCGAATCGAATTTAAAGATCGCACCTTTTCTAAGTCCGAACGAAATAGACACATGTTGAAGAGTACGTAAATCTAATAAAAATCGCACCTTTTTCTCACTTGTACTCGAACGACGGTATCGGGGTGCTGGGCGTGTCGAAGCTCTCCAAGATCTCCGATTTGCCCCCGCCCGCGGCgggcttctcctcctcctccttgccgaAGAGACCACCAAACCACCCACCACTCGAGCTCACGGCCTCCGGAGGAGCCACCACCGGCGCCTGAGGCAGGCCCGGGaagccgccggcggcggccaggCTGGGGTCGTCGGCGGGCAGCGGTGGGAGGTTCTGCGGGTTGGCGAGGACGCGGTTGAGCATGAGCCCGGCGCCCTCGATGAGTGCGAGGAGGATGCCGCCCATGAGCGCCGAGCGtccggccgcgccggcgccctGTCGCATGGAGAGGAACCCGCCCGTGGCGGCGCCGGCGATGATGGAGTTCCAGGGGTCCTCCTTCTGGCGCGCGTAGACCATGGCGCAGTCGAAGGTGGAGAAGAGGCCGCCCCAGACGGCGAAGCTCCCGCCTACGCGCGGCGCGTTCATGCGCACGGCCTGGGCGCCGCCGGCCAGGCGCATCCCGTTGGGGGAGTTGTAGGTGCCCTTGAGGAAGTGGAAGACGGAGCCGCCCACCGCGCCCATCCCGAACGCGCCGCCCACGTCGTCCAGGATGCGGTCCGGGCACGGCTCCCGCGACGTCTCCGGCgtccccatctcctcctcctactGCTCCTCaccctccggcggcggcggcggcggcggcggcgggagaggAAACCCTAGCTCGGAGCTCGGGCCCTGGCGTGGAAAGGAAGTAGGTGAGAACTGGGGAGAAGAGAAGCGTCGTCAAAGGGTGAACGCTTTGTGCGTGGTTGCTTTAGCTCATCGATGTGGTTGGTTACCGAGCATCTCAAACTGACTCCTAAATTTCGTTCTCTAtatatctttatataaaaatctcTCTAAAACATTCTTTCTATTTCTTTGTACGTTACAACTCACTCTTTAAATCTTACTCTTAAatttcatttatttatattttattagtatcctataaataaaaaatatttgtaatgatTATATTTATAACTGCTAAATTTTATAaatgtttgaattttatttgcattcaaattaaattaaaagaagaaatatatatatataatagattattataaaaaaactcactttttcaccatataaataggactggaaataattttattacataagaaaaatattagtgattttttttcagatttttagaaatttatttaagACCAATTGTTAGAATTTACAAAAGTAGcattatttagagaattttagtttaaattttacacaacCTTTTTGactgaatctaattaaaatatgttacacatggattatgaaatgtgtaaaaaagttttaggatttttcgaGCAATAGAAGACTACACTGTTTTGaataaagaagataaaaaataaaattagagcAGTCGAGTACTATTCATAATAGGTTCACATGTCATCGTCTCGTTCCTTTGTAGCGAACGAGAGATGGTGAGcctctcccacttgttggaTGTGACGAGCGAGGCGGAGCAGATAGCCATGATGAGTGCTTCAGGGAGTCGATTGGAGCCGTTGTTTTTGTTTGAGTCGTCAAATTTAACAATAGTGAGCAAGAAGCCGAGCTTATTAAAGTTACTCTTAGTAGCTAGTAaggaaaatataaatattaaatgtaATAATATTGAGTATAAAGTTAAGATACGAAGATGTAGATATATTATGAGATGTGAAATGAATACGTGAGGAGCgatgtcgtagtttgattttaaatgAGGTAAGAAAGAGATGAAGattatttactaatttttttttaatttttttatttatttttattagtaaagcGGGTCTCATATAGTAGAGAGTATGAGAAGATACGAGGAGAATatgaaaatatataaatatagaaaTCAACTGTGTTTTATATAAGTAGAGATAGAGTGGTTAGCACTACTGCCCTCTCTCGATGCAGGTGGGTCCCACTAAGTTGTGGGGTCCAGTGTCACTTACTGTTAACTCGTGAGGTTACCGACCTAAAGTTGTGGACGTCGGCACTGTCTcgttttttttgagagagagagaggggtggggACTGTCTCATGGGCGGACAGGCGGTGGAGATATTtgtggcggcgccggcgaggcggcCATCATGGGTTGCCGGTGGGCCGGCGTGGGGAAGTACGGTGCTTTGGTGTGCGCGGGAAGTCCGAATAGCCCGCTGGAATTTGGCCCACTGGAGCCTCGAATTTTGAGCCGGGAAGAGGTTAATTACTGCATCGAGATGCTGGGCTCCAGGATGATCTTACGCTCTTACCCCATCAAGAGGCCTAATATGAAAGTGCGAATTCCAGCCCAGTACGCAAGCAAATAGAGCCCATTGtggatccttcttcttctttacaTCAGCCCGTCAGGAGGCTCATTAATTTTCTTGTTCTATATTTTTTCCCGAAAGATTTCTTGTTCTGTATTCGCAAACCTTTAAATTCATAACGGTATGAAAGAGATTTCTGGGACACTCTTGCGTACTCCTAGGGAGAAATCAAAACGACAGTGCATGCCCATGGTATTAAGAAATCCGAGCTATTTGAGGCATCCTGCCATGATTcatctagatttttttaaataatattaatttaataaaaaattgcacaatTAGTACACGTCAGCAATTGGCCTACCGACAGTCACCTATCAGAAATTGATTTGCCGATAAGTGATTTATGCTCGACATGCTCCTCACATGAGTCTCACCATCAGTCGGCAAATCAATTGCTGACggtatattatttttgcaattttccaaaaatacataatatttttgcaattaatattatttttttaaaaaaaactcactcATCCACATCCATTTTTATCCTTTCAGGCTGTCACTGACAGACCAACGTGTAGAAGATTGCATATCGTTCAAGCATCGACAGCGCCGTAGTGGATCGTCCTGATGTGGCAAGCTGGCTGCGACGTACGCGGTACGTGCTCCCATCCTTGGACAGGCTACGTTGCCGTGTCACAAGATGAAGAAAACCAGGTTCACTCCCACAGGTTCAGAAAACCAAAGAAAACGCAGACGACGCCCGAAAAGAACAGTCCTGTTGTGATGATCCAAATGCGCCCCACACGTACACCGACGTCGACAGAGTCCACGAGATATGATCgtggcaggaccgcccgggcTGACCTGGAACCATCTTTGGTGCCGAAGGGTTGACCGGGCTTAACGGTCGCGTCGGGAGAAACGGGTTGACCTGAAGCAGGTCCAGGAGCACGCATGCACGGGGACTTTGACAAAGCTAGCCAAGGCCGCGCGCGAAAAACAGCAGGCGGCCCGTGGTTTCGACTCGAGGAGCACGAGCAGGGCGAGCAGCCTGAAAACCCCGGCTCGCCCACAGGAAACGATCGCTCGCCTCGACACCGCGACATGGCCAAGCAATCTGCTGTTCTTGGCTTGCTCCTAGATCTATAGCTAGCGctgggtatatatatatatataaacgcACGCCGGCGCACAGGGGAGGAAATAGGGCAGCAGACAGATACTTCCAGAGATTCAGCTAGCGATCCCAAACACACAGGGCCGCAGGCAGATACTTTCAGAGATTCAGCTAGCGACCCCAAACACACAGGGCTACGATACCTTTGGCAGCAGCTAGCAACTCGATCGATATGGGCCGTTGGTTGAAGCCAGATGTACGCATCTGATCACTTCTCTTGGTGCCGTTGTTCGTAGTGAAACGTAGCTTCTCCATCGTGTGTGTTTAACTTTTGGCGCTCGTGTGTTTTCTGCGCGTACGTGCATGCAGGTCTACCCGCTGATCGCGGCCATGTCGTTCGTGACGGGGATGTGCGTCTTCCAGCTCACCAGGAACGTCTTCATGAACCCGGACgtgagggtgagcaagagcaaCCGGCAGAGCGCGGTGCTGGACAACGCGGAGGAGGGCCAGCGGTACAGCCAGCACGCGTTCCGGCGCTTCCTCAGCACGCAGCGCCCGGAGGTCTTCCCGGCCCTCAACCGCTTCTTCTCCGAGTCCGGcaacggcaagtgaccggacgGCGGCCGGCCACGCGCACACCATGTCCGTTCTCGGCGGTGCGCGTGCCGCGCGCGTGTGAATATGTACGCTACGGTTCGTACGTGTCTGGAATCATGGTGTGGTGTGCCGAATGAATAAAATCGAACTAGATATGCTGTTCGTGATGTACGTGCGTACGTTTGGATTTCTGATTGGTTGGATCGAAGGGCTATATGCGTTGTGCCGAGCATATCGGTATATTCCCCCATCTGAAGTAATGAAGAACAAGAGAAGTAACGCGGGAAGAGGAGAAGGGCGCGGGAACTCAAGTGAAGCTGGGCCTCAAGACGAATCCACCGAGACTGGGCCAAGGAAGTACGCCTACGCAAGCCCAATCCAAAGTTTCATGGCCCAGAGTGGCTTCCGAAGTAGTTTAGGCTTGCGTCTCCTCCGTGCGGGAACCTGACCGGCGTtgtccggcgaacggcggcgagGTTCATCTTGAATCAGACCGAGAATACATACTCTATCCCTGAATCTATCCCACCACCACCTCTACCCTAACACGCATGTCCCCCTCTACTGCCGGATCCTGAATCGTTTCAAAATAATGGGGACTGTGAAGTTCATCATGCCTGTCAAAATTTGTGTTCACATAACTCCACGTTCGAGTAATAACAAGCTTAGGCACaattttatgagaaaaaaagaacaaggaTGCTTGCCCTACgtcaaaaaaaaggaaaagaattttCAAATTAGTAAACAAAGTTATTCATCTAACTACAAAATGTCTGCAAACTATGCACCAACGTGAGCCTCACGGTCACATCACATTGAGAATAACTGGCCTTAAAGGCTTCAGTGAATGGGAACTCTGCAGTAACTGCAGAGGGCAGTAGGGTCACTGCCGTCGCGGCAGACGGCAGTGACCCTACTGCCCTCTGCAGTTACTGCAGGCGAGTCCTGTCACAGTGAATAGGGACTGTGAACACCACAACACCACCTTCACGGCGCCCGAGGATGATAGGACCTTGAATAGGTCTTTCCCCTGTTGTTCCTCCACCCACCAAAGTCAAAGTGCCAAAAACACAGACGTTGTCGGTAGTCGTCGAGCCCGTCGAAGTTTGTGATGCAGGTATGTTGGTGGCACTACGGTTC from Phragmites australis chromosome 14, lpPhrAust1.1, whole genome shotgun sequence includes these protein-coding regions:
- the LOC133890722 gene encoding mitochondrial import inner membrane translocase subunit TIM17-1-like — its product is MRSLMEREPCPDRILGAVGGAFTMGAVGGSAFHFIKGLRNSPNGARIAGGLEAMRLNVPRVGGSFAVWGGLFSACDCALMYVRQKEDPWNSILSGAAVGGILSARQGFRSVVRSSLQGAVLLAFISGAGMMGQCSPQPNTVSMPVDDQVIIPVETSSWWFSGLFGKRKVEEGVTNSSNKTDTFETYDVPSVPTPSFEYK
- the LOC133890721 gene encoding mitochondrial import inner membrane translocase subunit TIM17-2-like — encoded protein: MGTPETSREPCPDRILDDVGGAFGMGAVGGSVFHFLKGTYNSPNGMRLAGGAQAVRMNAPRVGGSFAVWGGLFSTFDCAMVYARQKEDPWNSIIAGAATGGFLSMRQGAGAAGRSALMGGILLALIEGAGLMLNRVLANPQNLPPLPADDPSLAAAGGFPGLPQAPVVAPPEAVSSSGGWFGGLFGKEEEEKPAAGGGKSEILESFDTPSTPIPSFEYK
- the LOC133891046 gene encoding uncharacterized protein LOC133891046 translates to MGRWLKPDVYPLIAAMSFVTGMCVFQLTRNVFMNPDVRVSKSNRQSAVLDNAEEGQRYSQHAFRRFLSTQRPEVFPALNRFFSESGNGK